The following coding sequences lie in one Spinacia oleracea cultivar Varoflay chromosome 1, BTI_SOV_V1, whole genome shotgun sequence genomic window:
- the LOC110774829 gene encoding uncharacterized protein: MSVTAGVSDTIIAIREKLRGKIGQTKVKRYWPGKAPEWADEAEEEADLRTSSRRQTLERAFPANEDSSFTRGDDPRLRRLAENRAENREEVRADHRRIRQAEIVSTEEEESRAEEAAAEEEDDDAVEERRRKIRERNLQRRQEEEKQLAPIEEEDEEAEDEEEEESEYETDSEEEEMNQLKLVKPVFVPKQERETIAERERVEAEEIALEEAVKRRLEERKAETKQIVVEKIREYEVIQKNLEAEADIADIDTDDEANEAEEYESWKAREIARIKRDREDREAMVKEKEEIERVRNMTEDERREWERKNPKNGPPAKQKWRFMQKYYHKGAFFQEDADDRAGTAGGDEIFHRDFSAPTGDDKLDKTILPKVMQVKHFGRSGRTKWTHLVNEDTTDWNNPWTFNDPLRAKYNLKMAGMNRPIAKPKGSRKLKDWEQ, from the exons ATGTCGGTTACAGCCGGTGTCAGCGACACCATTATCGCCATTAGAGAGAAGCTCCGAGGTAAAATCGGCCAAACCAAAGTCAAGCGATACTGGCCTGGAAAAGCTCCAGAATGGGCCGACGAAGCCGAGGAAGAGGCCGATCTTCGCACCTCGTCTCGCCGTCAAACCCTAGAACGTGCTTTTCCGGCGAATGAGGATTCTTCATTTACACGTGGCGATGATCCCCGTCTACGGAGGCTGGCGGAGAATCGAGCTGAGAATAGGGAGGAGGTGCGCGCTGATCATCGTAGAATTCGGCAAGCCGAGATTGTGTCTACGGAGGAAGAGGAGAGTCGCGCGGAAGAAGCGGCTGCTGAAGAGGAGGATGATGATGCGGTGGAGGAGAggaggagaaagataagagagAGAAATTTGCAGAGGAGGCAAGAAGAGGAGAAGCAACTGGCTCCGATTGAGGAGGAGGATGAAGAGGCGGAGgacgaagaagaggaagaaTCGGAGTACGAGACGGATTCCGAGGAGGAAGAGATGAATCAGTTGAAGTTGGTGAAACCAGTTTTCGTGCCAAAACAGGAGAGAGAGACAATTGCGGAGAGGGAGAGAGTGGAGGCGGAGGAGATAGCGTTGGAGGAGGCGGTAAAGAGGAGGTTGGAGGAGCGAAAGGCAGAGACGAAACAGATAGTGGTGGAGAAGATTAGAGAGTATGAGGTGATTCAGAAGAATCTAGAAGCCGAAGCTGATATTGCTGATATTGACACTGATGATGAGGCGAATGAAGCGGAGGAGTACGAGAGCTGGAAAGCAAGGGAGATAGCAAGGATTAAGAGAGACAGGGAGGATAGAGAGGCAATGGTGAAGGAAAAAGAGGAGATTGAGAGGGTTAGGAATATGACTGAGGATGAAAGGAGAGAGTGGGAGAGGAAGAACCCAAAGAATGGGCCACCTGCTAAGCAAAAATGGAGGTTTATGCAGAAATATTATCATAAGGGTGCTTTCTTTCAGGAGGATGCTGATGATAGGGCTGGCACTGCTGGGGGTGATGAAATATTCCACCGCGATTTTTCGGCACCCACTGGGGATGATAAGCTTGATAAGACCATTTTGCCTAAGGTTATGCAGGTTAAGCACTTTGGAAGGAGTGGCAGGACCAAATGGACTCACCTTGTTAACGAGGATACAACTGATTGGAACAATCC GTGGACGTTCAATGATCCTCTACGAGCAAAATACAACCTAAAAATGGCTGGCATGAACAGACCAATTGCAAAACCTAAAGGAAGCCGGAAACTAAAGGATTGGGAGCAGTGA